One Pseudomonas brassicacearum genomic region harbors:
- a CDS encoding TonB-dependent siderophore receptor, with the protein MSAIHELKPLFKALVMSRGLRSRRVLAGLGLVCVLPLSAQVMAEDVSIDIPAQPLPQALQAFGQQTNQQVIYNAADMAGLKSTRVSGKMSPQAAIAELLKGTGVRYSVEGNTLIITRSNASSAIELGATTISGRQLGVTTEGTNSYTTGAVTIGKGDQKLKDIPQSVSVLTRKRMDDQNITNLTQAIESTPGMSSIKSPGPGMFIYARGFDIETLQYDGVPVPRNVYSLGSYITENMAVYDRVEFLRGAAGLLQGANSPGGAINMVRKRPQAVPTVTLSAKAGSWDRYASQADVGGPLNSEGTIRGRAVVNYEKGNSFTDYVSNWEQTVYGAVDFDLSPDTVLGIGASNKKSHSTPYLIGLPRYSDGTALNLGRSSFAGASWNRAMNDQTSVFLDLEHHFNDNWKVKAAAMAMNESNEATYQFITGTIAADGTGARYADYSTDFSTKTLGFDAYVNGDFEALSFKQNVMLGANYTKLKTNDAFARAFTPGVDIDDINHHRPSPTFDSIADSANLTESTYDVRQKGIYGTWRVNVTEPLTLIVGARSSWYDFAYDAQTYFARVENADPASSTAKHSGKVTPYYGLVYALNDQWSAYASYSDVFIPQTVRDTSQSILKPVEGTNYELGLKGELMDGQLNTSFAIFRYDHENRAVSDISGGLACDGWYCSVATGKVRSQGFEAEVSGEVAPGLQVSSSYTYNITKFLEDADYKGKVFSTWTPKHMVRIWADYRLPGDWHKVSVGGGVNTQSSTVSYDRQFDQPGFSIWSSRVGYDLTDEVNLAVNFNNIFDKKYFIPSYSQLSANNYYGDPRNMMFSVTYKPQF; encoded by the coding sequence ATGTCAGCAATTCATGAGTTGAAACCTCTGTTCAAGGCACTCGTCATGTCCCGCGGCCTGCGTTCACGTCGGGTGTTGGCCGGTTTGGGGTTGGTCTGCGTACTGCCACTCAGCGCTCAGGTGATGGCTGAAGACGTCAGCATCGACATTCCTGCGCAACCGCTGCCGCAAGCGCTGCAAGCATTCGGTCAGCAGACCAACCAGCAAGTGATCTACAACGCCGCCGACATGGCCGGCCTGAAAAGCACCCGCGTCAGCGGCAAGATGAGCCCGCAGGCGGCCATCGCCGAATTGCTCAAGGGCACTGGTGTGCGCTACAGCGTCGAAGGCAATACGCTGATAATCACGCGCAGTAATGCGAGTTCGGCGATTGAGCTGGGCGCGACGACAATCAGCGGCCGGCAATTGGGTGTGACCACCGAGGGCACCAACTCTTACACCACGGGGGCGGTGACCATCGGAAAGGGGGACCAGAAGCTCAAGGATATCCCGCAGTCGGTCAGTGTCTTGACCCGCAAGCGCATGGATGACCAGAACATCACCAACCTGACCCAGGCCATTGAAAGCACCCCTGGGATGAGTTCGATTAAATCACCCGGCCCCGGCATGTTCATCTATGCCCGTGGTTTCGATATCGAAACGCTGCAGTACGACGGTGTTCCGGTCCCGCGTAATGTTTACTCGCTGGGTAGCTACATCACCGAAAACATGGCTGTTTATGATCGCGTTGAATTCCTTCGTGGCGCGGCTGGCCTGTTGCAGGGCGCCAACAGTCCTGGGGGCGCGATCAATATGGTACGCAAACGCCCGCAAGCCGTGCCAACAGTTACGTTGAGCGCCAAGGCCGGCAGTTGGGACCGCTATGCAAGCCAGGCGGATGTCGGCGGTCCGCTGAACTCCGAAGGCACCATTCGTGGTCGGGCCGTGGTCAATTATGAAAAAGGCAATTCGTTCACGGATTATGTGTCGAACTGGGAACAGACTGTCTATGGCGCCGTGGATTTTGACCTGAGCCCGGATACGGTGCTTGGCATCGGTGCCAGCAATAAGAAAAGTCACTCCACCCCTTACCTGATCGGTCTTCCGCGCTACAGCGACGGTACGGCCTTGAACTTGGGGCGCTCCTCATTTGCTGGCGCCAGTTGGAACCGAGCGATGAATGATCAAACTTCGGTGTTCCTGGATCTGGAGCACCACTTCAATGATAACTGGAAGGTCAAAGCCGCAGCTATGGCCATGAACGAGTCCAATGAAGCGACGTATCAGTTCATCACCGGTACGATAGCGGCCGATGGGACCGGTGCGCGTTATGCGGATTATTCAACCGATTTCTCTACCAAGACACTTGGGTTCGATGCCTACGTCAATGGCGACTTCGAAGCACTGTCGTTCAAACAGAATGTGATGTTGGGCGCCAACTACACCAAGCTTAAAACCAACGACGCTTTCGCCCGGGCTTTTACACCTGGAGTGGACATTGACGACATCAATCATCATCGACCGTCCCCCACCTTCGATAGCATTGCCGACAGTGCGAACCTGACCGAAAGCACCTATGACGTGCGGCAGAAAGGCATTTATGGCACATGGCGCGTCAATGTGACGGAGCCGCTGACACTGATCGTCGGTGCGCGATCCAGTTGGTATGACTTTGCCTATGACGCCCAGACCTATTTTGCTCGTGTCGAGAACGCTGATCCAGCAAGCAGCACGGCCAAGCATAGCGGTAAGGTCACACCATACTACGGGCTGGTGTATGCCCTGAACGACCAGTGGTCGGCCTACGCCAGCTACTCGGATGTGTTCATTCCTCAGACCGTGCGCGATACGAGTCAGTCGATCCTCAAGCCGGTCGAGGGCACCAACTACGAGTTGGGCCTCAAGGGCGAGCTAATGGATGGCCAGCTCAATACCTCGTTTGCGATCTTCCGATACGATCACGAGAACCGTGCGGTCAGCGACATCAGCGGTGGTCTCGCTTGTGATGGTTGGTATTGTTCGGTAGCGACGGGCAAGGTCAGAAGCCAAGGTTTCGAAGCTGAAGTTAGTGGTGAAGTAGCACCGGGCTTACAGGTGTCGAGCAGCTACACCTATAACATCACAAAGTTTCTGGAAGACGCGGATTACAAGGGCAAGGTGTTCAGTACCTGGACACCCAAGCACATGGTACGTATCTGGGCTGACTATCGGTTGCCGGGTGACTGGCACAAAGTCAGTGTCGGGGGTGGAGTCAACACCCAGAGCAGCACGGTCAGCTATGATCGCCAATTCGATCAGCCGGGTTTTTCCATCTGGAGCTCGCGAGTGGGGTATGACCTGACTGATGAAGTGAACCTGGCAGTGAACTTCAACAACATATTCGATAAGAAGTACTTCATTCCGTCCTACAGTCAGCTCAGCGCGAATAACTACTACGGTGATCCACGCAACATGATGTTCAGCGTGACGTACAAACCGCAGTTCTGA
- the pvdM gene encoding pyoverdine-tailoring dipeptidase-like protein PvdM yields MTTRRSKKALFIGLPLALALAVGGGLAAWDHWWRDNPGYPVKVMKEARELHERLLSFDSHITVPLDFGTAGNEADKDGSGQFDLVKANRGQLSGAALTVFGWPELWNGDNAPHKPTAGFVEEARNQQEVRYKIITGLVRDFPNQVAIAYTPDDFRRLHGEGKFAIFISMLNAYPLGHDLSLLDLWTARGMRMFGFSYIGNNDWADSSRPLPFFNDSPDALGGLSDIGKQAVTRLNDLGVIIDVSQMSTQALEQVAQLSRTPLVASHSAPRAMVDIPRNLSDKELQLIKASGGVVQIVGFSQYLRPLTQKTQDKLNALRERFGLQPLPNLAMALMPGDPIIAAWPEQKFGQYASQLYAILEEEPKASLKDLGDAIDYTVRKIGIDHVGISSDFNEGGGVKGWENVGDIRNVTAELLTRGYSEADIAKLWGGNFLRVWDQVQKAAKPALASNQKAVQP; encoded by the coding sequence ATGACAACACGACGTTCGAAAAAGGCTCTTTTCATCGGCCTGCCATTGGCCCTGGCGCTGGCCGTCGGTGGCGGTCTGGCAGCCTGGGACCACTGGTGGCGGGACAACCCCGGCTACCCGGTCAAGGTGATGAAAGAAGCCCGGGAGCTGCACGAACGCCTGCTGTCGTTTGACAGCCACATCACCGTGCCGCTGGATTTCGGCACCGCTGGCAACGAAGCCGACAAGGACGGTAGCGGCCAGTTCGACCTGGTCAAAGCCAATCGCGGGCAGCTATCCGGCGCGGCCCTGACGGTATTCGGCTGGCCCGAACTGTGGAACGGCGACAACGCGCCGCACAAACCTACCGCCGGTTTCGTCGAGGAAGCACGCAACCAACAGGAAGTGCGCTACAAGATCATCACCGGCCTGGTCCGGGACTTCCCCAACCAGGTCGCCATCGCCTACACCCCGGATGATTTCCGCCGCCTGCACGGCGAAGGCAAGTTCGCGATTTTCATCAGCATGCTCAACGCCTACCCCCTGGGCCATGACCTGAGCCTGCTGGACCTGTGGACGGCGCGGGGCATGCGCATGTTCGGCTTCAGCTACATCGGCAACAACGACTGGGCCGACTCCTCGCGCCCGCTGCCGTTCTTCAACGACTCCCCCGACGCCCTCGGCGGCCTGTCAGACATCGGCAAGCAAGCGGTGACGCGCCTGAACGACCTCGGCGTGATCATCGACGTGTCGCAAATGTCGACCCAGGCCCTGGAGCAAGTCGCGCAGCTGAGCCGCACGCCGCTGGTGGCCTCCCACTCCGCGCCCCGGGCGATGGTGGACATCCCGCGCAACCTCAGCGACAAGGAACTGCAGCTGATCAAGGCCAGTGGCGGCGTGGTGCAGATCGTCGGCTTCTCCCAATACCTGCGCCCGCTGACGCAAAAAACCCAGGACAAACTCAACGCCTTGCGCGAGCGTTTTGGTCTGCAACCGCTGCCCAACCTGGCGATGGCGCTGATGCCCGGCGACCCGATCATCGCCGCCTGGCCGGAGCAGAAGTTCGGCCAGTACGCCTCCCAGCTCTACGCCATTCTCGAGGAAGAACCCAAGGCCAGCCTCAAGGACCTGGGGGATGCCATCGACTACACCGTGCGCAAGATCGGCATCGACCACGTCGGCATCAGTTCGGACTTCAATGAGGGTGGCGGCGTGAAAGGCTGGGAGAACGTTGGCGACATCCGCAACGTCACCGCCGAACTGCTCACCCGTGGCTACTCCGAAGCCGACATCGCCAAACTGTGGGGCGGCAATTTCCTGCGGGTCTGGGACCAGGTGCAGAAAGCCGCAAAACCCGCATTGGCCTCGAACCAGAAGGCCGTCCAGCCATGA
- a CDS encoding efflux transporter outer membrane subunit produces the protein MKAPLTLLAASLLLAACASPLSPPDSGIQPPPAWQHLDTPSARADNQQWWTHFGSPQLNRLIEQARLDSHDLAAAMARVRQAQASAVIAGAPLLPEIQAGLNGNRQELLRGKGYSQLDVDQNNRTIDYYDANLSASYELDFWGGKRAARDSALSTLSASQFDRATVELTLLSAVANSYTQALSLHEQRRIAELNLANAESVLELVQTRYDAGSATALELSQQKSLVAAQQRRLPQVQQQAKEALITLAALLGQPVQAVRLDDEQFEHLQWPSIDAGVPSDLLRRRPDIAAAEARLTAAQADISVARAAMLPSVTLGLSLGTGADIADQLLRNNVYNLSAGLAAPIFNNGRLRAERDKATARQEELLELYRAAIINGFADVEKALNSIHGLDQQRQWQTEELHQAQTAFDIAQRRYQAGAEDLLTVLETQRTLYTAQDMNVQLRLARVQASVALYRALGGGWRVM, from the coding sequence ATGAAAGCGCCCCTGACCCTCCTGGCCGCCAGCCTGCTATTGGCGGCCTGCGCCAGCCCGTTGTCGCCGCCGGACAGCGGCATCCAGCCGCCACCGGCCTGGCAGCACCTCGACACGCCCAGCGCGCGCGCCGATAACCAGCAATGGTGGACGCACTTCGGCAGCCCACAGTTGAACCGGCTGATCGAACAGGCGCGCCTGGACAGCCACGACCTGGCCGCCGCCATGGCCCGGGTGCGCCAGGCCCAGGCCAGCGCGGTGATCGCCGGCGCGCCGCTGCTGCCGGAAATCCAGGCCGGGCTCAATGGCAATCGCCAGGAGTTGCTGCGGGGCAAGGGTTATAGCCAATTGGACGTGGATCAGAATAACCGCACCATTGATTACTACGACGCCAACCTCAGCGCCAGCTATGAACTGGATTTCTGGGGCGGCAAACGGGCGGCCCGGGACAGTGCGTTGAGCACGCTCTCGGCCAGCCAGTTCGACCGGGCGACCGTGGAATTGACCTTGCTCAGCGCGGTCGCCAACAGCTACACCCAAGCATTGTCCCTGCACGAACAACGACGCATCGCCGAACTGAACCTGGCCAACGCCGAAAGTGTGCTCGAGCTGGTACAAACCCGCTACGACGCCGGCAGCGCCACGGCCCTGGAGCTGTCCCAACAGAAAAGCCTGGTGGCGGCGCAGCAACGCCGCTTGCCCCAAGTGCAGCAACAGGCCAAGGAAGCACTGATTACCCTGGCGGCGCTGCTGGGGCAACCGGTGCAGGCGGTCAGGCTCGACGATGAGCAGTTCGAACACCTGCAGTGGCCTTCCATCGACGCCGGGGTGCCCAGCGACCTGCTACGCCGCCGCCCGGACATCGCCGCCGCCGAAGCGCGCCTCACCGCTGCCCAGGCCGACATCAGCGTGGCCCGCGCCGCCATGCTGCCCTCCGTCACCCTGGGCCTGAGCCTGGGCACTGGCGCCGACATCGCCGACCAGTTGCTGCGCAACAACGTCTACAACCTCAGCGCCGGTTTGGCCGCGCCGATCTTCAACAACGGCCGCCTGCGGGCCGAACGGGACAAGGCCACTGCCCGCCAGGAGGAACTGCTGGAACTCTATCGCGCCGCCATCATCAACGGCTTCGCCGACGTCGAAAAAGCCCTGAACAGCATCCACGGCCTGGACCAGCAGCGGCAGTGGCAAACCGAAGAACTGCACCAGGCCCAGACCGCCTTCGACATCGCCCAGCGCCGCTACCAGGCCGGCGCCGAAGATTTGCTCACCGTACTGGAAACCCAACGCACCCTCTACACCGCTCAGGACATGAACGTGCAACTAAGACTGGCGCGGGTGCAGGCGAGCGTGGCGTTATACAGGGCATTGGGTGGGGGGTGGCGGGTGATGTAA
- a CDS encoding formylglycine-generating enzyme family protein has translation MNSFSLKLLPALTLAALLPSGAQASQPGQVFRDCKDCPEMVVLPTGTFQMGTPEGEVGREPDEGPMHPVTFAKPLAISRFQVLKGEWFAYLRDTGYSMPDGDKRPGRACKAGIPDYQGSDPRKQYTDRHPAVCMDFAEANAYVAWLSKKTGKHYRLVSESLREYAARGGSTGPFPFPFDEGKEYSIAQHANTYGAADGYNFTAPAGSYAPNVFGVYDMHGNIYEWTADCYNDSYVGAPSDGSAWLTGKCEFKRIRGNDWGEAPVFSRSGNRNALVPSDRGDWIGFRVARDM, from the coding sequence ATGAACAGTTTTTCGTTGAAGCTATTGCCGGCACTGACCCTCGCCGCCCTGTTGCCCTCCGGCGCCCAGGCCTCGCAACCGGGCCAGGTGTTCCGTGACTGCAAGGACTGCCCGGAAATGGTCGTGCTGCCCACCGGCACCTTCCAGATGGGCACCCCGGAAGGCGAAGTCGGCCGCGAACCCGACGAAGGCCCGATGCACCCGGTGACCTTCGCCAAACCACTGGCGATCAGCCGCTTCCAGGTGCTCAAGGGCGAATGGTTCGCCTACCTGCGCGACACCGGCTATTCGATGCCCGACGGCGATAAGCGCCCCGGTCGCGCCTGCAAGGCCGGCATTCCGGATTACCAGGGCAGCGACCCGCGCAAGCAATACACCGACCGACACCCGGCGGTGTGCATGGACTTCGCCGAGGCCAACGCTTACGTGGCCTGGCTGTCGAAAAAAACCGGCAAGCACTACCGGCTGGTCAGCGAATCCCTGCGCGAGTACGCGGCGCGCGGCGGCAGCACCGGCCCGTTCCCCTTCCCGTTCGACGAGGGCAAGGAATACAGCATCGCCCAACACGCCAACACCTACGGCGCGGCGGACGGCTACAACTTCACCGCACCGGCCGGCAGCTATGCGCCCAATGTCTTCGGCGTCTACGACATGCACGGCAACATCTACGAGTGGACGGCCGATTGCTACAACGACAGCTATGTCGGCGCGCCGAGCGACGGCAGTGCCTGGCTGACCGGCAAGTGCGAGTTCAAGCGTATCCGTGGCAACGATTGGGGCGAAGCACCGGTGTTCTCCCGCTCGGGCAACCGCAACGCGCTGGTGCCCAGCGATCGGGGTGACTGGATTGGTTTTCGGGTGGCGCGGGATATGTAA
- a CDS encoding cyclic peptide export ABC transporter encodes MSQPTRGVINEMFTLLKPFRLIVVGSILLGMLGGLSITALLATINDALNAATTPTPRLLVTFAGLCAAALLASILSDIGTNHVGQNIIAELRKSLGKKVLLAPIEQIERYRSHRLIPVLTHDVNTVSDFAFSFAPLAIAFTVTLGCLGYLAYLSLPMFLLLLVALVIGTVVQYLARARGIRGFEAAREAEDALQKHYGAIAAGAKELRIHRPRRQRMFSQRIEATADYICATNIRSVNTFVVAKTFGSMLFFVVIGLVLALQSLWLGIDKTVLSGFVLVLLYMKGPLEYLVMTLPVISRANIAFKRIAELAEQFSSPEPHLLLNDKHLHKPTIQQLELRDVHYAFPVVEGSQPFALGPVNLSIAQGDIVFIVGENGGGKTTLIKLLLGLYFPQGGEILLDGAPVGAAQRDDYRQLFTTIFADYYLFDELVQGDQQVPKDANRYLERLEIAHKVSIRDGAFSTTDLSTGQRKRLALLNAWLEERPVLVFDEWAADQDPLFRRVFYTELLPELKALGKTIIVISHDDRYFDIADQLVRMQAGQVVSEKAPAAFA; translated from the coding sequence ATGAGCCAACCAACCCGCGGGGTGATCAATGAAATGTTCACCTTGCTCAAACCCTTCCGGCTGATTGTCGTAGGCTCCATCCTCTTGGGCATGCTGGGTGGCCTGAGCATCACCGCCCTGCTGGCGACCATCAACGACGCCCTGAACGCCGCCACAACGCCCACGCCACGGCTGCTGGTGACGTTCGCCGGGCTTTGCGCGGCGGCGCTGCTGGCCTCGATTCTGTCGGACATCGGCACCAACCATGTCGGCCAGAACATCATCGCCGAGCTGCGTAAATCCCTGGGCAAGAAAGTCCTGCTGGCGCCCATCGAACAGATCGAACGTTATCGCAGCCATCGGCTCATTCCGGTGTTGACCCACGACGTCAACACCGTCAGCGATTTCGCCTTTTCTTTCGCGCCGCTGGCCATCGCCTTCACGGTCACCCTCGGTTGCCTGGGTTACCTGGCCTACCTGTCACTGCCGATGTTTTTGCTGCTGCTGGTGGCGCTGGTGATCGGCACGGTCGTGCAATACCTGGCACGTGCCCGCGGCATCCGGGGGTTCGAAGCCGCCCGTGAGGCCGAAGATGCACTGCAGAAACACTACGGCGCCATCGCCGCCGGGGCCAAGGAACTGCGTATTCATCGCCCACGCCGCCAGCGCATGTTCAGCCAACGCATCGAAGCGACCGCCGACTATATCTGCGCGACCAACATCCGCTCGGTCAACACGTTCGTGGTGGCCAAGACCTTCGGCTCGATGCTGTTTTTTGTGGTCATTGGCCTGGTCCTGGCCCTGCAATCACTGTGGCTGGGCATTGATAAAACCGTGCTCAGCGGCTTCGTGCTGGTGCTGTTGTACATGAAGGGCCCGCTGGAATACCTGGTGATGACCTTGCCGGTGATCAGCCGGGCGAACATTGCCTTCAAGCGCATTGCCGAACTGGCCGAGCAATTCTCCTCACCCGAGCCGCATCTGCTGCTCAACGACAAGCACCTGCACAAACCCACGATCCAGCAGCTGGAACTGCGTGATGTGCACTACGCCTTCCCGGTGGTCGAGGGCAGCCAACCCTTCGCCCTGGGACCGGTCAACCTGTCCATCGCCCAAGGTGACATTGTGTTCATCGTCGGCGAGAACGGCGGCGGCAAGACCACGCTGATCAAACTGCTGCTGGGCCTCTATTTCCCCCAGGGTGGTGAAATCCTCCTCGACGGCGCGCCGGTAGGGGCCGCTCAACGGGACGATTATCGCCAGTTGTTCACCACGATTTTTGCCGATTACTACCTGTTCGATGAGCTGGTCCAGGGCGATCAACAGGTGCCCAAGGACGCCAATCGCTACCTGGAGCGTCTGGAAATCGCCCACAAGGTCAGCATCCGCGACGGTGCCTTCAGCACCACCGATCTGTCCACCGGCCAGCGCAAACGCCTGGCGTTGCTCAATGCCTGGCTCGAGGAGCGTCCCGTGCTGGTGTTCGACGAATGGGCCGCCGACCAGGATCCGCTGTTCCGGCGGGTGTTCTATACCGAACTGCTGCCGGAACTGAAGGCGCTGGGCAAAACCATCATCGTCATTTCCCACGACGACCGCTATTTCGACATCGCCGATCAACTGGTCCGGATGCAGGCCGGTCAGGTGGTCAGTGAAAAAGCTCCGGCGGCGTTTGCCTGA
- a CDS encoding aminotransferase class V-fold PLP-dependent enzyme, whose translation MNERRKFLKQAGILAAGLPLAASLPATAAADSLPPLPRNKWAQLRTLFDQDPNYLHFSNFLVTTHPRPVREAIEKHRAALDKNPGLLMDWDLGVTEEREENVRTWAGRYLQANSKQIALTGSTTEGLAMIYGGVQVAADQEILTTAHEHYATHTILDLRTQRDGTRVRKIKLFENAHNANHEEILTAIDRNIRPQTRVLGMTWVHSGSGVKLPIDKIGALVDKHNQGRSDEQRIIYVVDGVHGFGVEDLGFPAMNCDFFIAGTHKWMFGPRGTGLVCSRSEELKYVTPIIPTFSEATAFSTTMTPGGYHAFEHRWAADEAFKLHLQLGKAEVQARIHALNTYLKKQLAALPQIELVTPLSPDLSAGFTFFRVKGRDSDEIAGYLMKNRVIADAVHRDAGPVIRTAPGLLNTEAEIDRFMGLLGKTL comes from the coding sequence ATGAATGAACGCCGCAAATTCTTGAAGCAAGCCGGGATCCTCGCCGCCGGTTTACCGCTGGCCGCCAGCCTGCCAGCCACGGCCGCCGCCGATTCGCTGCCGCCACTGCCGCGTAACAAATGGGCGCAGTTGCGCACGCTGTTCGACCAGGACCCGAACTACCTGCACTTCTCCAATTTCCTGGTCACCACCCACCCGCGCCCGGTGCGCGAGGCCATCGAAAAACACCGCGCCGCGTTGGATAAAAATCCGGGGCTGTTGATGGACTGGGATTTGGGCGTCACCGAGGAACGCGAGGAAAACGTGCGGACCTGGGCCGGCCGTTACCTGCAAGCAAACTCGAAGCAAATCGCCCTCACCGGCAGCACCACCGAGGGCCTGGCGATGATCTACGGCGGCGTCCAGGTGGCGGCCGATCAGGAAATCCTCACCACCGCCCACGAGCATTACGCCACCCACACCATTCTCGATCTGCGCACCCAACGAGACGGCACCCGGGTGCGCAAGATCAAGCTGTTCGAAAACGCCCACAACGCCAACCACGAAGAAATCCTCACGGCCATCGACCGCAACATCCGCCCGCAAACCCGGGTATTGGGCATGACCTGGGTGCATTCGGGCAGCGGCGTGAAGCTGCCGATCGACAAGATCGGCGCCCTGGTGGACAAGCACAACCAGGGCCGCAGCGATGAGCAACGCATCATTTACGTGGTGGACGGCGTCCACGGTTTTGGTGTCGAGGACCTGGGCTTCCCGGCGATGAATTGCGACTTCTTCATCGCCGGCACCCACAAGTGGATGTTCGGCCCACGGGGCACGGGCCTGGTGTGCAGCCGCAGCGAAGAGCTCAAGTACGTCACGCCGATCATTCCGACCTTTTCCGAAGCCACGGCGTTTTCCACCACCATGACGCCGGGCGGCTACCACGCCTTCGAGCATCGCTGGGCGGCGGACGAAGCGTTCAAGCTGCACCTGCAACTGGGCAAGGCCGAGGTGCAAGCGCGGATTCACGCCCTCAACACCTACCTGAAAAAACAGCTGGCGGCACTGCCGCAGATCGAACTGGTCACGCCCCTGAGCCCGGACCTGTCAGCCGGTTTCACCTTCTTCCGGGTCAAGGGTCGCGACAGCGATGAGATCGCCGGCTACCTGATGAAGAACCGAGTGATTGCCGACGCCGTGCATCGCGACGCAGGACCGGTAATCCGCACCGCGCCGGGGTTGCTCAACACCGAAGCCGAGATCGACCGCTTCATGGGTTTGCTGGGCAAGACACTCTGA
- a CDS encoding DUF6124 family protein translates to MEGLLANLSETLASVNAMASDLAFELDGSRRHVALEIQQMIELGELLANRALDIAAPR, encoded by the coding sequence ATGGAAGGCCTGCTGGCCAACCTCAGCGAAACCCTGGCTTCGGTCAATGCCATGGCCAGTGACCTGGCGTTTGAACTGGACGGCTCGCGGCGGCATGTTGCTTTGGAGATTCAGCAGATGATCGAGCTGGGTGAACTGTTGGCGAATCGCGCACTAGACATCGCCGCGCCGCGCTAA